Genomic window (Thiosulfatimonas sediminis):
ATCATAGGGTTTTTTCATGTGGTGGATGAAATCAATCGTGAATTTTAGATATAAAAAACCCGCCTTTTGCACTTCTGATTTAACAGTTCCCTACCCGAAAGTAGGAAGTGTGGCGGGTATGTTGTTTGTAATCATCTTAGTTTTTTTGCTTCTTGTCAACTATTTGTGACTTGTGAGGTTGAAATACCGAGTCATTGCAGGCTTCCAACGTTGACAAGATTATTACATTAGAAACAGGGGTTAATGCCAATTTCTGTTCATGGAAGAGAATAAAGTCTCTTGTGGTTGCGGACAAACTATAGCTCTTCGCAAGTCCTTCAATAACGCGGAATAATTCGCTTTGTGATAAAGGGTTTTTAAGGGTGGACGCGTCTGTCATATTTTGCAAAGTCTTAGGTTTAAATCCACCGCTACCCAAAAATCTAACAATTATCGGCATCAGCGTTTGGATGTCCTGTTGAAAATATTCTGTCATGGTATTCCTCTTAACAGGCTGTTTTGGTCTTGGCTTGTATTAATGGTAAATCATTTGCCGCATCAGGCATGGCTTGAGCCATAGGCACATGACTGATAGCCACGCTCGCAGCCGACAACAAAGAGTCCTGCGACAAATGCGCATACCGCTGAGTTGTTTTAATCTGCGTATGCCCCAACAACTTCTGCACCTCATACAAAGAACGACCACCATTCACTAAAAAAGACGCAAACGAATGACGCAAATCATGAATCCGCAAATCCCCTAAGCCAGCACGCTTACGAGCCACATCCCAAGAATAAAAAATATGCTTATAAGGCTTCAAAGTCTCAACATTCGGAAACACCCACTCACAATTATCAAAAGTAGGGACTTGGTCCAATAACCGAATCACCCCATCAGACAAAGGAACATAACGAGTTTTACCCGATTTATTAAACTCAATCTTCCAGCGACGTCCCTCAATATCAAAGTCAGACCACTTAGCTCGCAACACCTCAGACTTACGAGCTCCTGTCAATAACAGCATAGACACAATGTATTTCAACATCTTCGAGCGAGAAGACCCCAAAGCCTCAAACAAACGTTTAGCCTCATCCTCAGACAAATAACGCTCCAACTTATTATTTTCAGGATACAACTCAATACCTGAGGTTGGATTCTTCTCCAAAGGTACTTCCCACTTAATGGCACAGTTAAAAATATAGCGAGTCAAAATAATGATTCTATTCGTCGAGCCGGGCTTATGAGACTGCCGATGCTTAGCGAACAACTCAATCATGTGACGACGACTCACTTGATCCATATAAAGCCCACCAATAGCCGGCAAAATATGATTTTTCAACAAAGATAAATCTGTACCCCACGAGCGCTTATAGCCCTTAACATGAGGCATATAAGACTGTTCAACGAATTCACGAAAGGTTGGGATGTCACGCAACAATTCAGCTTTTGCAAAAGGGTCTTTGCCTAAAGCAATTTGGGCGAGTTTTTGTTGGGCAAGTTCTCTAGCATTATTGAGGCTTAAGGCACTAGCATCAACTGCAGTCAGTCGCTTCTCGATTAATTTATTGCGTTCATTTTTGTAGCGAATGTAAAAAGTTCGCTTGCCTGTTTGAAGCACTTTTAAAAGCAAGCCATTTACTTTTGTGTCAAAATAATCAGACTTATTTTTGCCTCGTTCTGGTGTGGCTGAGTCAACAAAGCCTTGAGTTAAGGTTTTCTTTGGCATTTTGAGATCCTTTTGAGTTTTAATGATTCATATGTGACTCAAATGAATCACCTGGGACTCAATATACTTTCAGGTGCGCAAATATGCAAGAAGAATTTGATGAAAATGTAAAAATTGCTCTGATTTTGCGAACAATTAGAGGAATGCTGGGAATGTCTCAAACAAAGTTTGCTGAGTTTATAGGGCAACCAAAATCCACCATAGCTAGAGCTGAAAGCTTGATTCTGCCGTTAAAGGTTGATTTATACTTTAAGATTTTGAAGTCAATGAAGGATCAGGGGATTGAAATTGACGCCTTTGCAGATGAGCCAACCTTTAAGCTTTCAAAAGGTTTTATGCTTGTAGAAGAAAAGAAACTTAAGAATGGCCAGTAGAAAATGCTTAGATGAATGTTTTTTGCATAACCTATTGTATTTGTTGAATAAAAATTGATGTACTTAACAGCTAAAAGACCTATCAAAATGAATAGATAATAGAATATGAGTGGAATGAATCATATATGGCTCGTTTGAATCAAAAATTCCTATTTTAAATCAATTATTTGCACGAATGACTCACTTGGTCGTTGACTGCAAGTGCGGATGATGTAAATGGTACGGATGGTAACGATACGATTGAAGCAGGTTCTGTTCAGGCTGGTGGTGCTCACACTCTAGGTGCATCAGATACACTAGATGGTGGTGATGGCACAGATACTATCAATATCATTGAAGATCGTGCTACTGCTACAACTCTTTTCCCGAACATGTCAAATGTTGAAAACGTCAATGTTCAAGCGCTAACAGCGGCTGCAGTCGATTTCACGAATACCACGGGTATTGAAACATTAACCAACAGCCAATCAGTTGCTAATACAACCATCACAAACCTAGTTGACGATGCAACCTTCAACTTTGTGAACACTGCAACAACTATGGACGTTGGTTACTTCAATAACAATAACGCAGACACCACGGTTGATGTGATGATGGATCAAGCAAATGGTTCTTCATTAACTTTAGGTGGTACTGCTGCCACTGCTACTGCTGCCACGACGGCAGTTGCAAACGCTGTGGACACGTTGAACGTGACGCTTGACAACGATACCTATGCAATCGGTGCAGGGACTTTTACCGGTCTAAATGCGACAGGCAACCTAACGACAATCGATCTAGGTGGTGATGCCACAGCAACTACGGTTGCAAATATGACAGCTGGTGGTCTAACAGCAAACGTTACTACTTTTGACGCGTCAGATTTAGAAGGGACTCTTGTTGCAAACCTACTCGGTAACAACAACGACGTTTCGTTCATGGGTGCACAAGGTGCAACAACGGTTGTTATCGGTCAAGGCGACAACACAGTTACCATGCAAGACGCAAATGACCTAGTGGTTCTATCTTCAACTGGTTTTGATGCGAATGACATGATGGACGGTGCTGGTGGTATGGATACTCTTGAAATCCATGCAAACATTACTGACAGCTTGCAAAACAATGCGGCAACAAATGTTGGCGGCTTAGACGACGCTACGGATGACCTAGTTCTAGCGGTAAATAACGTGTCAAACTTCGAGCGTTTGATTCTTGATGTTTGGACGCAAACAGTTGAATCGATTGATTTAGATGTTTCACTAATCACAAACGGCATCAACACGTTTGCGTTTGATGACACATTCGAAGATGTTGATTTTAATGGTGATTTAATTAGTGCTAACGTAGATGATCTAGACGTCACTGGTGTGGTTAACGTTACTAATGTAACAGCTGCTCAAGATTTCGAATTCTTAGCGGATCAAAGCAACGGCGCTAACGTGTTCACTTCTGCAGCTGCAGGCGAAACACTAAACGTTGAGCTAGTTGGTCACGATTCAGCTCAAGAAATGACAGACGCTGATTCTTTAAACATGACGGCTTCTGGTTTCACTACAGTAAACTCAACACTAACGAATGTTGATGTAAACGGTGATGCACAAGGTACGCCAATCAATGGTGTGGCTCAGGCTCTTGGAACCTCAACACTGACTGCAGCGATTGATGATGGCGCAACATTGAATGTTGACGGCACAACGGGTCAAGCATTTGTTTCAGCAACGCTAGGTACCGCACCGACAGCAACTGATTCACTAACGCTAGATGCGTCTGCATTGAATACGCTAGCGGGTACAGATATTGACCCGACTGCTGGTGTAACAACTGTTGGTGATAACGTATTTACTGTTCAAGCAGCGTTAAACTCTTCAACCATTACAACCACTGAACAAGCTGATACCATCAATGCTTCAAACGGCGATGACATGATCATGGCGGGTGCAGGTAACGATACGGTTTTCGCTGGTACAGGTGATGACACTGTATTCGGTGGTGCAGGTAATGATGCAATCACAGCAGGTCAAGGTGTAGATACGCTAGACGGTGGTGAGGGTGATGATACTTTCAACTTCACGTTCGGTACAACTCCGGCAACAGAAGGTCTGACTTCTGCGGATACCGTAATCGGTGGTGATGGTAACGATACCGTTGCAATGCAAGTAGGTGTGACACTTAACGATCAGGTGTACAACAGTAACCGTCCGGTAAACACCTCTTACCAACCACACTTATCTGTGAATAATTAGGTGCCCACGTATTTTAAATGGGCACTTATTATGACAGACACACTATCAACGCTTCCCACAGTCAAAAAGATTCGCCGTCGCTACTCACGGGAATTCAAACAGCAGGTTTTGACCGCTTGCGAGGACCCTAACACCTCGATTGCACAAGTGGCTCGAGACTACGGCATCAATGCCAATCAAATACAGAACTGGAAGCGTCAGCTTAAAAAACGCCATGCTTCCCAAGCGGCATTTATTCCGCTGGTCTTGAACGATCTGCCGCCGTCATCGCCTCAAACGCTCTTGGTCGAACTGCCTGCACCTCAAGGCAAGATTGCTGTGCACTGGCCTGTCACAGAATTGGCCAAATTAAGCGCCTTTGTCAAGTCGGTGCAGTCATGATTCGCATTGATCATTATTGGCTGGCGACTGAACCCATGGATATGCGTGCAGGACCCGATACCGCATTAGCTCGTGTCATTGCCGTGTTTGGTGAGGCCAAGCCCCATCATGCGTATCTGTTTGCCAATAAGCGTGGCAATCGAATGAAGATACTGATCCACGATGGCTTAGGCATCTGGCTGTGTGCTCGACGTTTGAATCAAGGTAAATTCCATTGGGCTGAGCTGTGGCGCGGCGATTCCGTGACACTCTCACCTGAACAATGTCTGGCTCTGGTGCAAGGCTTGCCTTGGCAACGGCTCGAGACTTCCTTATCACTGAGTTAGTCTTTATAATCCGCGGCATGAAAACAATGCCAAACCTCCATCAACTCTCTGCCGACCAGTTACGAACACTGGCGGCGCAGTTATTCATTCAGGTCGAGACTCAAGAAGCTCGTCTTCAAGAAAAAGACCAACGCATTGCGGCCAATGCCAAAGAGATTCAGCACAAGACCCTAAAAATCGATCAACTCACCTATGAGTTAGCCTATCTCAGACGTTTAAAATTCTCACACAAAAGTGAACAGATCAGCGCCTTACAGATGACACTGTTGGATGAAGTGACCGATGCCGACATTGCGGCGATTGAATCGGAACTGGATGCGCTTAGAGACAAAACCGACACAGCGCAACCAAAGAAAAAACCTAAGCGTCAGCCGCTACCCGAAAACCTACCTCGTCTTGACATCCGTCATGATCCCGAATCCACCACCTGTTCATGTGGCTGTCAATTACGCCATATTGGTGAAGACGTCAGTGAGAAGCTGGATTATCTGCCCGGGACGTTTCAAGTGGAACGTCATATTCGCTCCAAATGGGCGTGCGATGCCTGTGAAACTCTGATTCAAAAACCGATGCCCCCACAAATCATTGACAAAGGTCTGCCAACCTCTGGGTTACTCGCACATCTGCTCATCGCCAAATACGCTGATCACTTACCGCTGTATCGTCAAGCTCAGATCTTTGAACGGGCCGGTGTTAAATTACCCAGTTCCACTTTAGCCGAATGGGTCGGCGTCTGTGGTGTTCAACTTGAACCGGTGGCTCAAGCACTCAAAGACTTTTTGCTGACGCAACCGGTCTTGCACGCCGATGAAACCCCAGTGCCCATGCTCAAGCCGGGGAATAAGAAAACCCATAAAGCCTATCTGTGGGCCTACACCAATCCAGCCAATGCACAACATAAGGCGGTGTATTACCACTTTAGTGAAGGACGAAACGGCAAGTTTGCACGAGAAGTGCTGCAAGACTGGAAAGGCGCACTGGTGTGTGATGACTATCCTGGGTACAAAGCCAGTTTTAAACAAGGCGTGACCGAAGTCGGTTGCATGGCGCATGCCCGTCGTAAGTTCGTGGAACTGCATGAAAGCGGCAAAAGCACGATTGCCATTCAAGCCATTGAACTAATGGGGCAACTTTACGCGATTGAAAAAGAGATTCAACCCTTAGCCCCAGAGGAACGACAGACCATTCGGCAGCAAAAATCCAAACCGATTATGGACTTGCTGCTCAAATGGCTGCAGGTCCATCGAGAAAAAGTGCCCAAAGGTGGGGCAACGGAAAAAGTGATTCACTATAGCCTGAAACGTTGGGATGCCTTAAGCCGATACCTCGGAGATGGCCGCCTGCCCATCGATAATAACTGGGTGGAAAATCAAATCCGACCTTGGGCGTTAGGTCGCAAGAATTGGCTGTTTGCCGGCAGTCTGCGCAGTGGTCAACGTGCGGCGAATATTATGAGCTTGATTCAATCGGCCAAGAATAACGGCCTGGATCCTTACGCCTATCTCAAAGACGTGCTTGAACGCTTGCCCACCCATAAAGCCAGTCAAATCGACCAACTCCTACCGCACAATTGGCAACCTAGCAACCGGTGATTGCCGGACGCTTACGTACAACAACTGGTCTGGTGTTGAAAATCTACAACTTGCTAACGCAGCGAATACCGTTTCTGTTAACTCAATTGCCAATGCAGCGGGTCTAGAGACTGTTATCGGCGGTTCAGCTAATGACAGCATTAATATTGGTGAAGGTTTCACAAACGCACTAACCATTGACCTATCTGCGGATGGTGTTGATACGGTTGACGCAACCAATGCTAAAGGTGCAATGACTATTTTTGCACAAGATGGCGATTACAACGGTGACACCATCACAGGTGGTACAGGTTCTGATACGGTTCAAATTGAAGCGGCGAATGGTACGGCAAATCTTACAGGCATGACTGCTGTTGAAAACGTATCTATTACGTCAGATGCAACCACAAATGTAGCTGGTGTTGCAGCAGTTGAAAGCACCACAGTTATCCTGGGCGCAAACAACATTGCAACTAACGGTTCATTGAATATCAGCGCTGCGGACATGGTTGGTTACACGAATGCCGCTCAAGTTACAACAAACCCATCTGCAACGATTGATGCTTCTGCTGTTGCAACGAATGGTACTGTAAATGTAACCGGTTCTATCGGTGCAGACACAATCTACGCGACAGCAAATGCTGATACCGTTGATGGTGGTGCTGGAAATGACACTATCTATGGTGGTCTAGGTGCTGATACCCTTACTGGCGGTGCTGGTAACGATCAGTTTACTTATGCAGCGGTAGCGGAATCTTCTGCAACGAACACCGATACAATCACAGACTTTGCTGGTATCACTGCTGGTGTTGTAGGTGACCAAATCGTTGTTAACTCAGGTATTTTAAGCGGTCTTACACTGAACTTCGCTGGTAACCAAGCAGACTTCGCGTCAGCACAAGGTGCAACCACTCAAGGTGATGCGTTAATTGACTATGTATTCCAGACGGATAACAACACACTATGGGTTGATATCAACAACGACGGTACGCTAAACGCTGACGATCTACAGATCAAGCTTGATGGTGTAACAGCGCTTACAGGTGATAACACTGGTAATACTGCAACAAATGATGTAATTGCGGCCGATTTTACCGTGGCAACTCCAACAATTGCTCTAAACAGCGATACTGGTTCATCAGCTTTTGACGGTATTACATCTGACAACGTTGTCAATGTATCTGGTTTAGAAGCAGGCGCTACTTGGGAATACTCTCTTGATAATGGTGCTACCTTCACTGCTGGAACAGGTACTTCTTTCAACCTAACGAATGACACTGCTTATGCAATGGGTACAGTTCAGGTACGTCAAACAGACGTAGCAGGCAACACTAGCTTAGCTGGCTCAAACGCTATGGCTTGGACAGAAGATTCGACTAACCCAGCTGCACCAACAATTGCTCTAAACAGCGATACTGGTTCATCAGCTGCTGACGGTATTACATCTGACAACGTTGTTAATGTATCTGCTTTAGAAGCAGGCGCTACTTGGGAATACTCTCTTGATGGTGGATCGAACTTCACTGCTGGGACGGGTACTTCTTTCAACCTAGCGGATGACACCACTTATAACATTGGTGACGTTCAGGTACGTCAAACAGACGTAGCGGGCAATACTAGCTTAGCTGGCTCAAACAACGCTATTGCTTGGACAGAAGATTCGACTAACCCAGCTGCACCAACAATTGCTCTAAACAGCGATACTGGTTCATCAGCTGTTGACGGTATTACATCTGACAACGTTGTTAATGTAACTAGTCTAGAAGCAGGCGCTACTTGGGAATACTCTCTTGATGGTGGATTGAACTTCACTGCTGGGACGGGTACTTCTTTCAACCTAGCGGATGACACCACTTATAACATTGGTGATATCCGAATTAAGCAAACGGATGTAGCGGGTAATACTGGTTTGGAAGGTCTAAACACTTCAGTGTTTGTTGAAGACTCTACCGACCCAGCTGCACCAACAATTGCTCTAAACAGCGATACTGGTTCATCAGCTGTTGACGGTATTACATCTGGCAACGTTGTTAATGTATCTGCTTTAGAAGCAGGCGCTACTTGGGAATACTCTCTTGATGGTGGATCGAACTTCACTGCTGGGACGGGTACTTCTTTCAACCTAGCGGATGACACCACTTATAACATTGGTGACGTTCAGGTACGTCAAACAGACGTAGCAGGCAACACTAGCTTAGCTGGCTCAAACGCTATGGCTTGGACAGAAGATTCGACTAACCCAGCTGCACCAACAATTGCTCTAAACAGCGATACTGGTTCATCAGCTGCTGACGGTATTACATCTGACAACGTTGTTAATGTATCTGCTTTAGAAGCAGGCGCTACTTGGGAATACTCTCTTGATGGTGGATCGAACTTCACTGCTGGGACGGGTACTTCTTTCAACCTAGCGGATGACACCACTTATAACATTGGTGACGTTCAGGTACGTCAAACAGACGTAGCGGGCAATACTAGCTTAGCTGGCTCAAACAACGCTATGGCTTGGACAGAAGATTCAACTGCACCGCTTGCAACAAACACTAACGCAGCATCATCAGCAACAAATGATAATGTTATTGTCGAATTCAATGACAACATTGGTAATATCGACACATCGTTAATCACCTTGTTTGCAAATGGTGTTCAAGTTACCGTTGCGGGAAGCACTGTAGTTATCAATGGTAATCAGTTGCAAATCGATACAACTTACGATATTCAAGTTGGTGATTCTATGGATGTAGCTTTTGCCGCTGGCGCTGTAGAAGATATCGCTGGTAACGATATTGTGGCATTGGGTGTAGCAGATGATCCATACGCAGCTGTTGTTGCAGCTTAATCCCTAACCTAGTTAGAGATGCCAAAAGTCACCGTAAGGTGGCTTGCGGTTAACGCAAATAAACCCTCAACCTCGGTTGGGGGTTTTTTCTACATAACGATTTGGTTTTTCTCTGCTCAAAGCCTTGAAAAGCCCGTATAAGTCCTTATTTAGAAAAGACCCTAATAGGTTTTAATAAGTAAATTAATCAAAAAAATAATCAAAGGAAAACTCATGGCGAACATCACCATTGATGGCAAAGAATACGACCTAGAATCACTCAGCGACAACGCACGTGCCCAACTTGGCTCCATGCGTGTGGCAGACCAAGAAATCGCCCAGCTGCAATCTAAAATGGCACTCGCACAAACCGCACGTAACGCCTACGCTCGTGGTCTTGCTCAAAACCTGCCAGAGAAAGAAGCTTCGGCGAACAAAAAGAAAGATGTGGTCACGATTGACGGCAAAAAATACAATACAGAAGACTTCTCAGAAGACGCTAAAAAACAAATCGGCATGCTACGTCTAACCGACCAAAAACTCACCGCACTGCAAGCTGAACTAGCAATGGCGAACATGGCACGTGTGGCCTACGGTCAAGCCCTAAAAGCAGAGCTAAACGCAAAATAATCTTGTATAATTTTGCCTCAAAGTCGACATAGTACAATGGGTCGTGACAACGGAATTTGTAATCCGTCGATTTCAAATTCAAGTCTTGATGTCGGCACCCATTCAAACCCTGGCTACTCATGCCGGGGTTTTGTGTTTTTGAGGATGTGATTGTCTTTATGTGCGACAATTTCCTTTGCGATATTTTGTAAACTTGGAGCTTTTATGGAAGACATTCGCTGGTCACAACGGTTTAATCACTTCAAAAAAGCTTATGCTCAGTTAGTGGAAGCATTAGCCTTAATGGAAGAAAGGCCC
Coding sequences:
- the tnpB gene encoding IS66 family insertion sequence element accessory protein TnpB (TnpB, as the term is used for proteins encoded by IS66 family insertion elements, is considered an accessory protein, since TnpC, encoded by a neighboring gene, is a DDE family transposase.), whose amino-acid sequence is MIRIDHYWLATEPMDMRAGPDTALARVIAVFGEAKPHHAYLFANKRGNRMKILIHDGLGIWLCARRLNQGKFHWAELWRGDSVTLSPEQCLALVQGLPWQRLETSLSLS
- a CDS encoding helix-turn-helix transcriptional regulator, producing MQEEFDENVKIALILRTIRGMLGMSQTKFAEFIGQPKSTIARAESLILPLKVDLYFKILKSMKDQGIEIDAFADEPTFKLSKGFMLVEEKKLKNGQ
- a CDS encoding transposase, yielding MTDTLSTLPTVKKIRRRYSREFKQQVLTACEDPNTSIAQVARDYGINANQIQNWKRQLKKRHASQAAFIPLVLNDLPPSSPQTLLVELPAPQGKIAVHWPVTELAKLSAFVKSVQS
- a CDS encoding beta strand repeat-containing protein; translated protein: MNACPPIKPVKSTNSYRTIGNLATGDCRTLTYNNWSGVENLQLANAANTVSVNSIANAAGLETVIGGSANDSINIGEGFTNALTIDLSADGVDTVDATNAKGAMTIFAQDGDYNGDTITGGTGSDTVQIEAANGTANLTGMTAVENVSITSDATTNVAGVAAVESTTVILGANNIATNGSLNISAADMVGYTNAAQVTTNPSATIDASAVATNGTVNVTGSIGADTIYATANADTVDGGAGNDTIYGGLGADTLTGGAGNDQFTYAAVAESSATNTDTITDFAGITAGVVGDQIVVNSGILSGLTLNFAGNQADFASAQGATTQGDALIDYVFQTDNNTLWVDINNDGTLNADDLQIKLDGVTALTGDNTGNTATNDVIAADFTVATPTIALNSDTGSSAFDGITSDNVVNVSGLEAGATWEYSLDNGATFTAGTGTSFNLTNDTAYAMGTVQVRQTDVAGNTSLAGSNAMAWTEDSTNPAAPTIALNSDTGSSAADGITSDNVVNVSALEAGATWEYSLDGGSNFTAGTGTSFNLADDTTYNIGDVQVRQTDVAGNTSLAGSNNAIAWTEDSTNPAAPTIALNSDTGSSAVDGITSDNVVNVTSLEAGATWEYSLDGGLNFTAGTGTSFNLADDTTYNIGDIRIKQTDVAGNTGLEGLNTSVFVEDSTDPAAPTIALNSDTGSSAVDGITSGNVVNVSALEAGATWEYSLDGGSNFTAGTGTSFNLADDTTYNIGDVQVRQTDVAGNTSLAGSNAMAWTEDSTNPAAPTIALNSDTGSSAADGITSDNVVNVSALEAGATWEYSLDGGSNFTAGTGTSFNLADDTTYNIGDVQVRQTDVAGNTSLAGSNNAMAWTEDSTAPLATNTNAASSATNDNVIVEFNDNIGNIDTSLITLFANGVQVTVAGSTVVINGNQLQIDTTYDIQVGDSMDVAFAAGAVEDIAGNDIVALGVADDPYAAVVAA
- a CDS encoding site-specific integrase — translated: MPKKTLTQGFVDSATPERGKNKSDYFDTKVNGLLLKVLQTGKRTFYIRYKNERNKLIEKRLTAVDASALSLNNARELAQQKLAQIALGKDPFAKAELLRDIPTFREFVEQSYMPHVKGYKRSWGTDLSLLKNHILPAIGGLYMDQVSRRHMIELFAKHRQSHKPGSTNRIIILTRYIFNCAIKWEVPLEKNPTSGIELYPENNKLERYLSEDEAKRLFEALGSSRSKMLKYIVSMLLLTGARKSEVLRAKWSDFDIEGRRWKIEFNKSGKTRYVPLSDGVIRLLDQVPTFDNCEWVFPNVETLKPYKHIFYSWDVARKRAGLGDLRIHDLRHSFASFLVNGGRSLYEVQKLLGHTQIKTTQRYAHLSQDSLLSAASVAISHVPMAQAMPDAANDLPLIQAKTKTAC
- a CDS encoding beta strand repeat-containing protein produces the protein MSNVENVNVQALTAAAVDFTNTTGIETLTNSQSVANTTITNLVDDATFNFVNTATTMDVGYFNNNNADTTVDVMMDQANGSSLTLGGTAATATAATTAVANAVDTLNVTLDNDTYAIGAGTFTGLNATGNLTTIDLGGDATATTVANMTAGGLTANVTTFDASDLEGTLVANLLGNNNDVSFMGAQGATTVVIGQGDNTVTMQDANDLVVLSSTGFDANDMMDGAGGMDTLEIHANITDSLQNNAATNVGGLDDATDDLVLAVNNVSNFERLILDVWTQTVESIDLDVSLITNGINTFAFDDTFEDVDFNGDLISANVDDLDVTGVVNVTNVTAAQDFEFLADQSNGANVFTSAAAGETLNVELVGHDSAQEMTDADSLNMTASGFTTVNSTLTNVDVNGDAQGTPINGVAQALGTSTLTAAIDDGATLNVDGTTGQAFVSATLGTAPTATDSLTLDASALNTLAGTDIDPTAGVTTVGDNVFTVQAALNSSTITTTEQADTINASNGDDMIMAGAGNDTVFAGTGDDTVFGGAGNDAITAGQGVDTLDGGEGDDTFNFTFGTTPATEGLTSADTVIGGDGNDTVAMQVGVTLNDQVYNSNRPVNTSYQPHLSVNN
- a CDS encoding DUF6447 family protein; amino-acid sequence: MANITIDGKEYDLESLSDNARAQLGSMRVADQEIAQLQSKMALAQTARNAYARGLAQNLPEKEASANKKKDVVTIDGKKYNTEDFSEDAKKQIGMLRLTDQKLTALQAELAMANMARVAYGQALKAELNAK
- the tnpC gene encoding IS66 family transposase; the encoded protein is MKTMPNLHQLSADQLRTLAAQLFIQVETQEARLQEKDQRIAANAKEIQHKTLKIDQLTYELAYLRRLKFSHKSEQISALQMTLLDEVTDADIAAIESELDALRDKTDTAQPKKKPKRQPLPENLPRLDIRHDPESTTCSCGCQLRHIGEDVSEKLDYLPGTFQVERHIRSKWACDACETLIQKPMPPQIIDKGLPTSGLLAHLLIAKYADHLPLYRQAQIFERAGVKLPSSTLAEWVGVCGVQLEPVAQALKDFLLTQPVLHADETPVPMLKPGNKKTHKAYLWAYTNPANAQHKAVYYHFSEGRNGKFAREVLQDWKGALVCDDYPGYKASFKQGVTEVGCMAHARRKFVELHESGKSTIAIQAIELMGQLYAIEKEIQPLAPEERQTIRQQKSKPIMDLLLKWLQVHREKVPKGGATEKVIHYSLKRWDALSRYLGDGRLPIDNNWVENQIRPWALGRKNWLFAGSLRSGQRAANIMSLIQSAKNNGLDPYAYLKDVLERLPTHKASQIDQLLPHNWQPSNR